From Candidatus Cloacimonadota bacterium:
TTATCACAGCGATCCTAAAATATTTTGCACTCATATATTTCCTCCTAATTTCTAGAAATATCCATAAAATAACTTATTACTTCTTCGATGATGGAAGTATTTAAAAAATAACGGATAAATTGTCCATTCCTCTCCGAACCGATCAGATCAGCATGTTTCAAAATTTTCAGATGTTCACTGATGGAAGGCTTGGAAATATCAAAGTTATCCGCAATCTCTCCAGCCGTCATATCTTTCTGCTTCAAAAGTGAAATTATCTTGCGTCTGTTGCCATCCGCCAAAGCTTTAAATACTATATCATTGAACACTTTATGCTCCTTATTTAGTCTTTTGCCTAAATATCTAAATAAAGATTTTCAGTCAAGAAAATATTCTATTATTG
This genomic window contains:
- a CDS encoding autorepressor SdpR family transcription factor, with product MFNDIVFKALADGNRRKIISLLKQKDMTAGEIADNFDISKPSISEHLKILKHADLIGSERNGQFIRYFLNTSIIEEVISYFMDISRN